Proteins from a single region of Labedella gwakjiensis:
- a CDS encoding Ig-like domain-containing protein — MMLGEWIRRRRRRLLSGTAAVGLVAVLATVAVTSTGYRTQNTELDDAAVWVVNGQDGAVGRANLEVGELNSAFPVESADLDVLQSGETVVVVDRGRSSLSLVDVANAVPGDEVPLPSGTETVGLAGDRVVIVADGDVWIVPLDGLRDFDATTEATLQFGEGAVSAITPGGRLAVFSPSVGEVSTFDAATEDGPSESTEVDPFDGDDIGITVIGETVALLDRENGVLQVGEERRTLDESTVGAEMQAPSDQGDAVAVALSSGLLEVPLAGGDPNRVADAQGSPVVPSMVGGCLYAAWGDGSLWERCGSSAPRSADLDGLGESSAATFRENRGRVLLNDGRSGRSWAVQDGDVLIDNWQDLLDDDEDRQDIEQNDEDAPREYDTRPLPPVAVEDTFGARPGRTSPLPVLLNDYDPNGDVLVIDSVGAIAEDAGRIDIVSDGQALQVTLSEEASGSLTVDYTVSDGRGGSATASVEVEVRDAEENTAPIQVRAPKTLVAAGGRVSTNALTTWYDPDGDPFYLVSATAADPELAVSKPDGTVVFTSSGDTIGRSDVALVASDGSLERAGRLSVTVRESGDVPIIVEPFSAVANANEEITVSPLVRARGGVDAIRLAGVSDKDGVAVVPDYDAGTFRFTAAAAGTYYVDFSVTDGTSTTAGVVRVQVTTPPSVGAAPIPAPHTVFVRAGTPHTIDVLETDRDPAGGILLVTDVDTEELASSIRVEVLEQRSVRVVLTGPLAQPVTVPYTLSNGYAEATGSITVIEIPEPTRPQPPIATADTVSVRVGDVVDIPVLDNDEHPDGSRLTLATELPRGLPDDRGLAFVSGDVVRYLAPSTPGESTITYRVLGPDGQWADADITLSVREVDRSSNSAPAPRAVTARVFAGETVRVEIPLSGIDPDGDSVQLVGQSSSPERGSVVASGPTWFDYQAGAYEAGTDTFEYTVVDALGAQSTGTVRVGVATRADAARNPIAVEDLVITRPSRTVTIPVLDNDSDPDGGALLIASVESTDPSIVASIVGDSIDVIVPAAEGRYGFVYTIANERGGTSSNFITVVVDADAAPAVPVARDSIVRVEDVLDRDSVTVDVRANVRYVDGPVSELSVGVPDRYADVATVDEDGDIVVRIGDASRVIPFRVWNPDEEGVEGWAFVRVPGLDDALPQLRSTAAPLTVRSGETLRIDLADYVVAIGDRDVRITDSSAVRATRANGDDLVVDDDTLAFTSADAYFGPASISFTVTDGAGADDPAGRIATLVLPITVTPRDNQPPVFAGGTIDVEPGSTRTLDLARLTTYPYPENLDALSYSIQAPAPEGVEASIDGRSLTVEVASTADVGSTVALSIGVEDDANAGTGGSIDLRVVPSTLPLAVPQADTVQLARGSSETIDVLANDGATNPFPDTALRVIDVRGIAGGGLPAGVSVSPSADRSLLTVSVTADAAISDAVLQYQVADATGDPSRFVWGTVRISVQDRPEPVTALALRSAGDRSLTLGWTPGSFNNAAIQNFTVTLMNASTGAVISSTPCASSTCTVQTPGNGRENAVRVQVTATNAVGTSEPTTLGTPVWSDLIPPAPENLTSTPLDGGLRVSWTKPSDSSAASPIVAYDVTVGGVTQTQTVSRSDPAGTRYVRSVQSPSIPNGTPVTVTVQSRNDFAGATPQWNAATGSNTPAGAPTAGAAPTAEADQSSGTRVSVSWPGVFSGNGAAIQRYYVALSSDGTLPSCRVDGVTDGNPQLRLSDPDGELVEVGTATSYVFRGLTPNTDYRAVVFAYNGQGCTESAQVSATPLQRPGTPTASFGRLAKFGEGLYSYVADVDFASSGGAQSTIVSYRSTGGGFSSERTLDDSGFIIPSDQQWGYVLQLQFQVCETYGSTRLCSEWSGATSTPNAVVSTRVSPQTNDLTTSFADGKPIGGEPGPYLLFSCDNFATAGTPLGVTGSCTNTSGTRGNIWVEVSLPGQPVHKDQYRS; from the coding sequence ATGATGCTGGGCGAATGGATCCGTCGTCGTCGCCGTCGACTGCTCTCGGGGACGGCAGCGGTGGGACTCGTCGCCGTGCTCGCGACGGTGGCCGTGACGTCCACGGGCTACCGGACGCAGAACACCGAGCTCGATGATGCCGCCGTCTGGGTCGTGAACGGCCAGGACGGCGCGGTGGGCCGGGCGAATCTCGAAGTGGGCGAGTTGAACAGCGCCTTCCCCGTGGAGTCCGCCGACCTGGACGTGCTGCAGAGCGGGGAGACGGTCGTCGTCGTGGACAGGGGAAGGTCGTCCCTGTCGCTCGTCGACGTGGCGAACGCCGTTCCGGGCGACGAGGTTCCTCTCCCGTCTGGCACCGAGACGGTCGGCCTCGCGGGCGACCGTGTGGTCATCGTCGCAGACGGCGACGTCTGGATCGTGCCGCTCGACGGACTGCGGGACTTCGACGCCACCACGGAGGCGACGCTGCAGTTCGGCGAGGGGGCCGTGTCCGCCATCACCCCCGGCGGACGTCTCGCGGTCTTCTCGCCGTCCGTCGGCGAGGTGAGCACATTCGACGCGGCGACCGAGGACGGGCCGAGCGAGTCGACGGAGGTCGATCCGTTCGACGGAGACGACATCGGGATCACGGTGATCGGTGAGACCGTCGCCCTGCTCGACAGGGAGAACGGGGTGCTCCAGGTCGGCGAGGAGCGCCGCACGCTCGACGAGTCGACGGTGGGAGCCGAGATGCAGGCCCCGAGCGATCAGGGCGACGCCGTCGCCGTCGCTCTCTCCTCTGGGCTCCTCGAGGTGCCCCTCGCCGGCGGGGACCCGAACCGTGTCGCGGACGCGCAGGGGTCACCGGTCGTCCCCTCGATGGTCGGCGGCTGCCTCTACGCGGCGTGGGGCGACGGCTCGCTGTGGGAGCGGTGCGGCTCGTCCGCGCCGCGATCGGCCGACCTCGACGGACTCGGGGAGTCGTCGGCCGCGACGTTCCGCGAGAACCGCGGTCGCGTCCTCCTGAACGACGGACGGTCCGGACGCTCCTGGGCCGTGCAGGACGGTGACGTGCTCATCGACAACTGGCAGGACCTCCTCGACGACGACGAGGACCGCCAGGACATCGAGCAGAACGACGAGGACGCACCGCGCGAGTACGACACCCGTCCATTGCCTCCGGTCGCGGTCGAGGACACCTTCGGCGCTCGCCCTGGACGCACCTCGCCGCTCCCCGTTCTTCTCAACGACTACGATCCGAACGGCGACGTCCTCGTGATCGACTCCGTCGGCGCGATCGCGGAGGACGCCGGCCGGATCGACATCGTCTCGGACGGACAGGCGTTGCAGGTCACCCTCTCCGAGGAGGCGAGCGGATCCCTCACCGTCGACTACACGGTGAGCGACGGCCGCGGCGGGTCGGCGACCGCCTCCGTCGAGGTGGAGGTGAGGGACGCAGAGGAGAACACGGCTCCCATCCAGGTGCGTGCACCGAAGACGCTCGTCGCCGCCGGCGGGCGTGTCTCGACCAATGCGCTCACCACCTGGTACGACCCCGACGGTGATCCGTTCTACCTCGTCTCCGCGACCGCGGCCGACCCGGAGCTCGCCGTGTCGAAGCCGGACGGCACCGTCGTCTTCACATCGTCAGGCGACACCATCGGTCGCTCCGACGTCGCGCTCGTGGCGTCCGATGGCAGCCTCGAACGCGCCGGACGGCTCTCGGTCACCGTTCGGGAGAGCGGGGACGTGCCCATCATCGTCGAGCCGTTCTCGGCCGTCGCGAATGCGAACGAGGAGATCACCGTCTCGCCCCTCGTCCGCGCTCGGGGCGGTGTCGACGCGATTCGTCTCGCCGGCGTGTCCGACAAGGACGGTGTCGCCGTCGTGCCCGACTACGACGCCGGCACGTTCCGGTTCACCGCGGCGGCGGCCGGCACCTACTACGTCGACTTCTCGGTCACCGACGGCACGAGCACGACGGCTGGTGTCGTGCGGGTCCAGGTCACGACGCCGCCGTCGGTCGGGGCCGCGCCGATCCCGGCCCCCCACACGGTCTTCGTGAGAGCGGGCACGCCTCACACCATCGACGTCCTCGAGACCGACAGGGATCCGGCCGGGGGAATCCTCCTCGTGACGGACGTCGACACCGAGGAGCTCGCATCGAGCATCCGGGTCGAGGTTCTCGAGCAGCGCTCGGTTCGCGTGGTCCTCACCGGTCCGCTCGCACAGCCCGTCACGGTGCCGTACACGCTCAGCAACGGATACGCCGAGGCGACCGGTTCGATCACGGTCATCGAGATCCCGGAGCCGACGAGACCGCAACCGCCGATCGCGACCGCCGATACGGTGTCCGTCCGCGTCGGCGACGTCGTCGACATCCCCGTCCTCGACAACGACGAGCATCCGGACGGCAGCCGGTTGACTCTGGCGACGGAGCTCCCGAGAGGACTGCCGGACGACCGGGGACTCGCCTTCGTGTCGGGAGACGTCGTCCGGTACCTCGCTCCGTCGACTCCCGGCGAATCCACCATCACCTATCGGGTGCTCGGACCGGACGGCCAGTGGGCAGATGCCGACATCACCCTGAGCGTGCGAGAGGTCGATCGTTCGTCGAACTCCGCCCCGGCTCCCCGGGCGGTCACCGCTCGCGTCTTCGCGGGGGAGACCGTGCGGGTGGAGATCCCCCTGTCCGGCATCGACCCGGACGGCGATTCCGTGCAACTCGTCGGCCAGTCGAGCTCGCCGGAGCGCGGAAGCGTCGTCGCGAGCGGTCCGACCTGGTTCGACTACCAGGCGGGTGCATACGAGGCGGGGACGGACACCTTCGAGTACACCGTCGTCGACGCCCTCGGCGCACAATCGACGGGCACGGTGCGCGTCGGTGTCGCGACGCGGGCCGACGCTGCACGCAATCCCATCGCCGTCGAGGACCTCGTGATCACGAGGCCGTCCCGCACGGTCACCATCCCGGTGCTCGACAACGACTCCGACCCGGACGGCGGCGCGCTGCTGATCGCGAGTGTCGAATCGACGGACCCCTCCATCGTCGCCTCGATCGTCGGCGACTCCATCGACGTCATCGTCCCCGCCGCCGAGGGCCGGTACGGCTTCGTCTACACGATCGCCAACGAGCGGGGAGGCACGTCGTCGAACTTCATCACGGTCGTCGTGGACGCCGATGCCGCGCCGGCGGTACCGGTCGCTCGCGACTCGATCGTGCGCGTCGAGGACGTGCTCGACCGAGACTCGGTCACGGTCGACGTCCGGGCGAACGTCCGGTACGTCGACGGCCCGGTGTCCGAGCTGTCCGTCGGCGTCCCCGATCGTTACGCCGACGTCGCGACCGTCGACGAGGACGGAGACATCGTCGTCCGGATCGGCGACGCGAGTCGGGTCATCCCCTTCCGCGTCTGGAACCCGGACGAGGAGGGCGTCGAGGGCTGGGCGTTCGTGCGTGTACCGGGACTCGACGACGCGCTGCCCCAGCTCCGCAGCACCGCAGCCCCGTTGACCGTGCGGAGCGGTGAGACGCTGCGCATCGACCTCGCGGACTACGTCGTCGCCATCGGTGACCGCGACGTGCGGATCACCGACAGCAGCGCCGTGCGTGCCACTCGTGCGAACGGGGACGATCTCGTCGTCGACGACGACACGCTCGCGTTCACGAGCGCCGACGCGTACTTCGGGCCGGCGTCGATCTCGTTCACCGTGACGGACGGAGCAGGCGCCGACGACCCGGCCGGACGCATCGCGACGCTCGTCCTCCCGATCACCGTCACCCCGCGGGACAATCAGCCGCCCGTGTTCGCCGGCGGAACGATCGACGTCGAGCCGGGTTCGACGCGCACGCTCGACCTCGCGCGCCTCACGACCTACCCGTACCCGGAGAACCTCGACGCTCTCTCGTACTCGATCCAGGCGCCCGCGCCCGAGGGGGTCGAGGCCTCGATCGACGGTCGCTCGCTCACGGTCGAGGTCGCGTCGACAGCCGACGTCGGTTCCACCGTGGCGCTCTCGATCGGTGTGGAGGACGACGCCAACGCCGGGACCGGCGGATCCATCGACCTCCGGGTCGTGCCGTCGACGCTCCCGCTCGCCGTCCCGCAAGCGGACACCGTGCAGCTGGCGCGCGGCTCGAGCGAGACGATCGATGTGCTCGCGAACGACGGGGCGACCAATCCGTTCCCCGACACGGCGCTGCGTGTCATCGACGTCAGGGGAATCGCCGGGGGCGGTCTGCCCGCGGGCGTCTCGGTCTCACCGTCGGCCGACCGGAGTCTGCTCACCGTGAGCGTCACGGCCGACGCGGCCATCTCCGATGCCGTGCTGCAGTATCAGGTGGCGGATGCGACCGGTGATCCGAGCCGGTTCGTGTGGGGGACCGTGCGCATCTCCGTCCAGGATCGTCCAGAGCCCGTGACGGCACTCGCCCTCCGTTCGGCGGGGGACCGGAGTCTCACCCTCGGCTGGACGCCAGGGAGCTTCAACAACGCGGCGATCCAGAACTTCACCGTGACGCTCATGAACGCGTCGACCGGAGCCGTGATCTCGTCGACTCCGTGCGCGTCGTCGACCTGTACCGTCCAGACGCCGGGAAACGGTCGAGAGAACGCCGTTCGGGTCCAGGTGACCGCGACGAACGCCGTCGGGACGAGCGAACCGACGACGCTCGGTACGCCCGTGTGGTCCGATCTCATCCCGCCGGCCCCCGAGAATCTCACATCGACTCCCCTCGACGGCGGGCTGCGTGTGTCGTGGACGAAGCCGTCGGATTCGTCGGCGGCCAGCCCGATCGTCGCGTACGACGTGACGGTCGGAGGGGTGACGCAGACGCAGACGGTGAGCCGGAGCGACCCAGCGGGAACGCGTTACGTACGGTCGGTCCAGTCCCCGTCCATCCCGAACGGGACGCCCGTGACGGTGACGGTGCAGTCCCGCAACGACTTCGCCGGTGCCACCCCGCAGTGGAACGCGGCCACGGGCTCGAACACACCGGCGGGCGCGCCGACAGCCGGGGCGGCACCGACGGCCGAGGCCGACCAGTCCTCCGGCACACGGGTCTCGGTGAGCTGGCCCGGAGTCTTCTCCGGCAACGGGGCGGCGATCCAGCGGTACTACGTCGCGTTGTCCTCCGACGGCACCCTCCCGTCGTGCCGGGTCGACGGTGTGACCGACGGGAACCCGCAGCTCCGCCTCTCCGATCCGGACGGTGAGCTCGTGGAGGTCGGCACCGCCACGTCGTACGTCTTCAGGGGGCTCACCCCGAACACCGACTACCGCGCCGTCGTGTTCGCCTACAACGGGCAGGGGTGCACGGAGAGCGCCCAGGTCTCCGCGACGCCGCTGCAGCGCCCCGGCACACCGACGGCGTCGTTCGGCCGGCTCGCGAAGTTCGGTGAAGGTCTCTACTCGTACGTCGCCGACGTGGACTTCGCCTCGAGCGGGGGCGCCCAGTCGACAATCGTCTCGTACCGGTCGACCGGTGGCGGGTTCTCCTCCGAGCGCACGCTCGACGACTCAGGGTTCATCATCCCGTCGGATCAGCAGTGGGGCTACGTGCTGCAGCTCCAGTTCCAGGTGTGCGAGACCTACGGAAGTACTCGGCTGTGCAGCGAGTGGTCTGGCGCGACCTCCACTCCGAATGCCGTCGTGAGCACGCGGGTGTCGCCGCAGACGAACGACCTCACGACGAGCTTCGCCGACGGTAAACCCATCGGCGGCGAGCCCGGCCCATACCTCCTGTTCAGCTGCGACAACTTCGCGACGGCTGGAACACCACTGGGTGTCACCGGGTCGTGCACGAACACGTCGGGCACTCGTGGCAACATCTGGGTGGAGGTCTCTCTCCCCGGTCAGCCCGTCCACAAGGACCAGTACAGGTCGTGA